The Pseudophryne corroboree isolate aPseCor3 chromosome 2, aPseCor3.hap2, whole genome shotgun sequence genome has a segment encoding these proteins:
- the DDIT3 gene encoding DNA damage-inducible transcript 3 protein produces MMAESMPFCGSAGTLTGIELEAWYEDLQDILCSDAKNAGVLPSGSDEQMLQVETVDSSLQVWTLESLGSPIPINFTEEEAVALEAVVEQLPSEWLEFLNQESQNDFDISSISEPINIQQRGALELDSGCSSSQSQTLTEDEESSGSQSATKRKRNACRRGGKVRVKEKEQENEKQVAYLVAENDRLKGEIDRLSLEVEQTRKSLIERMVNLKKV; encoded by the exons ATGATGGCAGAATCCATGCCGTTCTGCGGCTCTGCTGGCACCTTGACGGGCATAGAGCTGGAAGCCTGGTATGAGGACCTACAAGACATCTTGTGTTCTGATGCCAAAAATGCAGGGGTTCTCCCGTCTGGATCAGATGAGCAG ATGCTGCAGGTGGAAACAGTGGACAGTTCTCTTCAAGTTTGGACACTTGAATCACTAGGGTCTCCTATACCAATTAACTTTACTGAAGAGGAGGCAGTTGCTTTGGAAGCTGTTGTAGAACAGTTACCATCAGAGTGGCTGGAATTCTTAAACCAGGAATCTCAAAATGACTTTGATATTTCATCTATATCAGAGCCTATAAATATCCAACAGAGAGGAGCTCTAGAGCTGGACTCCGGCTGCAGCAGCTCTCAGTCACAGACTCTCACAGAGGATGAGGAGTCTAGTGGCAGCCAGTCTGCAACAAAGAGGAAGAGAAATGCATGTCGGAGAGGAGGGAAAGTCCGCGTGAAGGAAAAGGAACAAGAAAATGAAAAGCAAGTGGCCTATTTAGTGGCAGAGAATGATCGTCTGAAAGGGGAGATTGATCGTCTCAGTCTGGAAGTAGAACAGACCAGAAAGTCTCTGATTGAAAGAATGGTTAACCTGAAAAAGGTGTAG